A single window of Streptomyces griseoviridis DNA harbors:
- a CDS encoding M18 family aminopeptidase: MSEPHRFDRGHTDDLMSFLTASPSPYHAVASAAERLEKAGFRQVAETDAWDSTSGGRYVLRGGALVAWYVPENAAPHTPFRIVGAHTDSPNLRVKPLPDTGAHGWRQVAVEIYGGPLLNSWLDRDLGLAGRLTLRDGSTRLVNIDRPLLRVPQLAIHLDRSVTADGLKLDKQRHLQPIWGLGDTVRDGDLIAFLEESAGLTPGDVTGWDLMTHSVEPAAYLGRDKELVAGPRMDNLLSVHAGVAALTAVAGGEPPYIPVLAAFDHEENGSQSDTGADGPLLGGVLERSVFARGGSYEDRARAFAGTVCLSSDTGHAVHPNYAERHDPTHHPRVNGGPILKVNVNNRYATDGSGRAVFAAACERAGVPFQSFVSNNSMPCGTTIGPITAARHGIKTVDIGVAILSMHSARELCGADDPHLLANALVAFLEG; the protein is encoded by the coding sequence ATGAGCGAACCCCACCGCTTCGACCGCGGCCACACCGACGACCTCATGTCCTTCCTGACGGCCAGCCCGTCGCCGTACCACGCGGTCGCGAGTGCCGCCGAGCGGCTGGAGAAGGCAGGCTTCCGGCAGGTCGCGGAGACGGACGCCTGGGACAGCACGAGCGGCGGCAGGTACGTGCTGCGCGGCGGCGCGCTGGTGGCCTGGTACGTCCCCGAGAACGCGGCGCCCCACACGCCGTTCCGTATCGTCGGCGCGCACACCGACTCCCCGAACCTGCGGGTCAAGCCGCTGCCCGACACCGGCGCGCACGGCTGGCGCCAGGTGGCCGTGGAGATCTACGGCGGCCCGCTGCTGAACTCCTGGCTCGACCGGGACCTCGGCCTGGCCGGCCGGCTCACCCTGAGAGACGGCTCGACCCGCCTCGTCAACATCGACCGGCCGCTGCTGCGCGTCCCGCAGCTCGCCATCCACCTCGACCGCTCCGTCACCGCCGACGGCCTCAAGCTCGACAAGCAGCGCCACCTCCAGCCGATCTGGGGCCTGGGCGACACCGTCCGCGACGGCGACCTCATCGCCTTCCTCGAGGAGTCCGCGGGACTCACCCCGGGCGACGTCACCGGCTGGGACCTGATGACCCACTCCGTGGAGCCGGCCGCCTACCTGGGCCGCGACAAGGAGCTGGTCGCCGGGCCCCGGATGGACAACCTGCTGTCCGTGCACGCCGGGGTCGCGGCGCTGACCGCGGTGGCCGGCGGGGAGCCGCCGTACATCCCGGTGCTGGCCGCCTTCGACCACGAGGAGAACGGCTCGCAGTCCGACACCGGCGCGGACGGCCCCCTCCTCGGCGGGGTGCTGGAGCGTTCGGTCTTCGCCCGCGGCGGATCGTACGAGGACCGGGCGCGGGCCTTCGCGGGCACCGTCTGCCTCTCCTCCGACACCGGTCACGCCGTGCACCCCAACTACGCGGAGCGCCACGACCCGACGCACCACCCGCGGGTCAACGGCGGCCCGATCCTCAAGGTGAACGTCAACAACCGCTACGCCACCGACGGTTCGGGGCGCGCGGTGTTCGCCGCCGCCTGCGAGCGGGCGGGCGTGCCGTTCCAGTCGTTCGTCTCCAACAACTCGATGCCCTGCGGCACCACGATCGGCCCGATCACCGCGGCCCGGCACGGCATCAAGACCGTCGACATCGGCGTCGCGATCCTCTCCATGCACAGCGCCCGCGAACTGTGCGGTGCCGACGACCCGCATCTGCTGGCGAACGCGCTGGTGGCGTTCCTGGAGGGGTAG
- a CDS encoding SseB family protein yields MYGYDQNVGAQQQYTPPQQQMPGGYGQQPPLYPEPSPPSLADAVRAFTTGQLAAEDFQQVFATSKVYCPRGDNPGFLALHNTQQPVIPMFSSLKELRRYAGKESKYFVITGAEVIDLLPTGYGFVVDMEGEHRMVFDAKAVEQMVDFAMRRMYG; encoded by the coding sequence ATGTACGGCTACGACCAGAACGTGGGCGCCCAGCAGCAGTACACCCCGCCGCAGCAGCAGATGCCCGGCGGCTACGGGCAGCAGCCGCCGCTGTACCCCGAGCCGTCGCCGCCCTCGCTCGCGGACGCGGTGCGGGCCTTCACCACGGGGCAGCTTGCGGCCGAGGACTTCCAGCAGGTCTTCGCGACGTCCAAGGTGTACTGCCCGCGCGGTGACAACCCCGGCTTCCTCGCCCTGCACAACACCCAGCAGCCGGTGATCCCGATGTTCAGCTCGCTCAAGGAGCTGCGCCGGTACGCGGGCAAGGAGTCCAAGTACTTCGTGATCACCGGCGCCGAGGTGATCGACCTGCTGCCGACCGGATACGGGTTCGTCGTCGACATGGAGGGGGAGCACCGGATGGTCTTCGACGCCAAGGCCGTCGAACAGATGGTCGATTTCGCGATGCGCCGCATGTACGGCTGA
- a CDS encoding acyl-CoA dehydrogenase gives MGHYKSNLRDIEFNLFEVLGRDKLYGTGPFEEMDTETAKSVLAELTRLSENELAESFADADRNPPVYDPETHTAPVPASFKKSYKAFMESEYWRLGLPEEIGGTTAPPSLIWAYAELVLGANPAVWMYSSGPAFARILFEEGTEEQKKAAAVAVEKTWGSTMVLTEPDAGSDVGAGRTKAVRQEDGSWHIEGVKRFITSGEHDMEENILHYVLARPEGAGPGTKGLSLFLVPKFLFDFETGELGERNGVYATNVEHKMGLKASNTCEMTFGDRHPAVGYLIGDRHDGIRQMFRIIEFARMMVGTKAISTLSTGYLNALEYAKERVQGPDLANFMDKTAPKVTITHHPDVRRSLMTQKAYAEGMRALVLYTASVQDAIAVKEANGEDAKTEHALNDLLLPIVKGYGSEKGYEQLAQSLQTFGGSGFLQEYPIEQYIRDAKIDTLYEGTTAIQGQDFFFRKIVRNQGAALNSLAEDIKKFLALATGGEELAGSREHLAKAAVELEAIVGLMLTDLAATEQDVKNIYKVGLNTSRLLLASGDVVVGYLLLKGAAVAAEKLETASSKDRAFYTGKIAAAKYFAATVLPGVTGARKLAEGVDLDLMELDEAAF, from the coding sequence ATGGGGCACTACAAGTCGAATCTCCGCGACATCGAGTTCAACCTCTTCGAGGTGCTCGGTCGGGACAAGCTGTACGGCACCGGACCGTTCGAGGAGATGGACACCGAGACCGCCAAGAGCGTCCTCGCGGAACTGACCCGCCTCTCGGAGAACGAGCTGGCGGAGTCCTTCGCGGACGCCGACCGCAACCCGCCGGTCTACGACCCCGAGACCCACACCGCCCCGGTCCCCGCCTCCTTCAAGAAGAGCTACAAAGCCTTCATGGAGTCGGAGTACTGGCGGCTCGGGCTGCCCGAGGAGATCGGCGGCACCACCGCACCGCCGTCCCTGATCTGGGCCTATGCCGAGCTGGTCCTGGGCGCCAACCCGGCGGTCTGGATGTACTCCTCGGGCCCCGCCTTCGCGCGCATCCTCTTCGAGGAGGGCACCGAGGAGCAGAAGAAGGCCGCGGCCGTCGCCGTGGAGAAGACCTGGGGCTCCACCATGGTCCTCACCGAGCCCGACGCGGGCTCGGACGTCGGCGCGGGCCGCACCAAGGCCGTCCGGCAGGAGGACGGCTCCTGGCACATCGAGGGCGTGAAGCGGTTCATCACCTCGGGCGAGCACGACATGGAGGAGAACATCCTCCACTACGTCCTGGCCCGCCCCGAGGGCGCGGGACCCGGCACCAAGGGCCTCTCCCTCTTCCTGGTGCCCAAGTTCCTCTTCGACTTCGAGACCGGTGAGCTGGGCGAGCGCAACGGGGTCTACGCCACCAACGTCGAGCACAAGATGGGCCTCAAGGCGTCCAACACCTGCGAGATGACCTTCGGCGACCGCCACCCCGCCGTCGGCTACCTGATCGGCGACCGGCACGACGGCATCCGGCAGATGTTCCGGATCATCGAGTTCGCCCGCATGATGGTCGGCACGAAGGCCATCTCGACGCTCTCGACCGGCTACCTGAACGCGCTGGAGTACGCCAAGGAGCGCGTCCAGGGCCCGGACCTCGCGAACTTCATGGACAAGACCGCGCCCAAGGTCACCATCACCCACCACCCCGACGTCCGCCGCTCGCTCATGACGCAGAAGGCGTACGCCGAGGGCATGCGGGCGCTGGTGCTCTACACCGCCTCCGTCCAGGACGCCATCGCCGTCAAGGAGGCCAACGGCGAGGACGCGAAGACCGAGCACGCGCTCAACGACCTGCTGCTGCCGATCGTGAAGGGCTACGGCTCCGAGAAGGGCTACGAGCAGCTCGCGCAGTCGCTCCAGACCTTCGGCGGCTCCGGGTTCCTCCAGGAGTACCCGATCGAGCAGTACATCCGCGACGCCAAGATCGACACCCTCTACGAGGGCACCACCGCCATCCAGGGCCAGGACTTCTTCTTCCGGAAGATCGTCCGCAACCAGGGCGCCGCGCTGAACTCGCTGGCCGAGGACATCAAGAAGTTCCTGGCGCTGGCCACCGGCGGCGAGGAGCTGGCCGGCTCCCGCGAGCACCTCGCGAAGGCCGCCGTGGAGCTGGAGGCGATCGTCGGCCTGATGCTGACCGACCTCGCCGCCACCGAGCAGGACGTCAAGAACATCTACAAGGTGGGCCTGAACACCAGCCGGCTGCTGCTGGCCTCGGGCGACGTCGTCGTCGGCTACCTGCTCCTCAAGGGCGCCGCGGTCGCCGCCGAGAAGCTGGAGACCGCGTCCAGCAAGGACCGGGCCTTCTACACCGGCAAGATCGCGGCGGCGAAGTACTTCGCGGCCACCGTCCTGCCCGGCGTCACCGGCGCCCGCAAGCTCGCCGAGGGTGTCGACCTGGACCTGATGGAGCTGGACGAGGCCGCCTTCTAG
- a CDS encoding DUF6458 family protein, producing the protein MGLGGCIILIAAGAILTFATDWHMQGVNLHLVGVILMIVGLIGVTTFSSIARRRRVVVPSAAPVVEEERHHRRDGYSDGYGV; encoded by the coding sequence ATGGGCCTCGGTGGATGCATCATCCTCATCGCTGCGGGAGCCATTCTCACGTTCGCGACCGACTGGCACATGCAGGGCGTCAACCTGCATCTGGTCGGCGTGATCCTGATGATCGTGGGCCTGATCGGCGTGACCACCTTCAGCAGCATCGCCAGGCGCCGGCGCGTGGTGGTGCCGTCCGCCGCTCCGGTGGTCGAGGAGGAGCGGCACCACCGCCGCGACGGCTACAGCGACGGCTACGGCGTCTGA
- a CDS encoding thioredoxin-like domain-containing protein — translation MNDSTPRRVRVRAPELVGKGGWLNTGDQQYTLADLRGRIVILDFWTFCCINCLHVLDELRELEEKHADTVVVIGVHSPKFVHEAEHAAVVDAVERYGVEHPVLDDPELATWKQYAVRAWPTLVVIDPEGYVVAQHAGEGHVHAIERLVAELEGEHAAKGTLRRGDGPYVAPEPEPTVLRFPGKAVALPGGTFLVSDTTRHQLVELAADGESVLRRIGSGSRGLADGPAAYAAFSEPQGLAALDDTSVVVADTVNHALRRVDLATGEVTTVAGTGRQWMQGDPASGAAREVSLSSPWDVAVWQGRVWIAMAGVHQLWAYDPGGGTVEVTAGTTNEGLVDGPGADAWFAQPSGLAVSADGERLWLADSETSALRWVDREGAVHTAVGTGLFDFGHRDGAAGQALLQHPLGVTALPDGSVAVADTYNHALRRYDPATGEVTTLATELREPSDAVLAGQDIVVVESAGHRLTRLRLPEEAVRVESVAHRTRRAATEVGPGGLRLDVIFQAPAGQKLDTRYGPSTRLLVSATPPALLRAGEGAGTELSRAVELDPAVTEGVLHVSAMAASCDDDPANPYPACHVHQQDWGVPVRLVEGGTGRLALVLAGMDTAGEAPGTEPGAVDQTP, via the coding sequence ATGAACGACTCCACTCCCCGGCGCGTGCGCGTACGCGCCCCCGAGCTGGTCGGCAAGGGCGGCTGGCTGAACACGGGTGATCAGCAGTACACCCTCGCCGACCTGCGAGGACGCATCGTCATCCTGGATTTCTGGACGTTCTGCTGCATCAACTGCCTGCATGTCCTCGACGAGCTGCGGGAGTTGGAGGAGAAGCACGCCGACACGGTGGTGGTGATCGGGGTGCACTCGCCGAAGTTCGTCCATGAGGCCGAGCATGCGGCCGTGGTCGACGCCGTCGAGCGGTACGGCGTGGAGCACCCGGTGCTCGACGACCCGGAGCTGGCCACCTGGAAGCAGTACGCGGTCCGCGCGTGGCCGACGCTGGTGGTGATCGACCCCGAGGGGTACGTCGTCGCCCAGCACGCGGGCGAGGGGCATGTACACGCCATCGAGCGGCTGGTCGCCGAGCTGGAGGGCGAGCACGCCGCCAAGGGCACCCTGCGGCGCGGCGACGGCCCCTACGTGGCGCCCGAACCCGAGCCGACCGTGCTGCGCTTCCCCGGCAAGGCGGTCGCGCTGCCCGGCGGCACGTTCCTGGTCAGCGACACCACCCGGCACCAGCTCGTGGAGCTTGCGGCGGACGGCGAGAGCGTGCTGCGCCGGATCGGCTCGGGCAGCCGCGGACTCGCCGACGGCCCGGCCGCGTACGCCGCGTTCAGCGAGCCGCAGGGCCTCGCCGCGCTCGACGACACCTCGGTGGTCGTCGCCGACACCGTCAACCACGCCCTGCGCCGGGTGGACCTCGCGACCGGCGAGGTCACCACGGTGGCCGGCACCGGCCGGCAGTGGATGCAGGGCGACCCGGCCTCGGGCGCGGCCCGCGAGGTCAGCCTCTCGTCGCCGTGGGACGTGGCGGTGTGGCAGGGCCGGGTGTGGATCGCCATGGCGGGCGTGCACCAACTGTGGGCGTACGACCCCGGAGGCGGCACCGTCGAGGTCACCGCGGGCACGACCAACGAGGGCCTGGTCGACGGCCCCGGCGCGGACGCCTGGTTCGCGCAGCCGTCCGGGCTCGCCGTCTCGGCCGACGGGGAGCGGCTCTGGCTCGCCGACTCCGAGACCAGCGCGCTGCGCTGGGTGGACCGCGAGGGCGCCGTCCACACCGCCGTCGGCACCGGCCTCTTCGACTTCGGGCACCGGGACGGCGCGGCCGGGCAGGCGCTGCTCCAGCACCCGCTGGGCGTCACCGCCCTGCCGGACGGCTCGGTCGCCGTCGCCGACACCTACAACCACGCCCTGCGCCGCTACGACCCGGCGACCGGCGAGGTCACCACCCTGGCGACGGAGCTGCGGGAGCCGAGCGACGCCGTGCTGGCCGGCCAGGACATCGTCGTCGTGGAGTCGGCGGGGCATCGGCTGACCCGGCTGCGGCTGCCCGAGGAGGCAGTGCGGGTGGAGTCGGTCGCCCACCGCACCCGGCGCGCCGCCACCGAGGTCGGCCCCGGCGGGCTGCGGTTGGACGTGATCTTCCAGGCCCCGGCGGGGCAGAAGCTCGACACCCGCTACGGGCCCTCGACCCGGCTCCTGGTGTCGGCCACCCCGCCCGCGCTGCTGCGCGCGGGCGAGGGGGCGGGCACCGAGCTGTCCCGGGCTGTGGAGCTGGACCCGGCGGTCACCGAGGGCGTCCTGCATGTGTCGGCGATGGCCGCGTCCTGCGACGACGACCCCGCCAACCCCTATCCGGCCTGCCATGTCCACCAGCAGGACTGGGGTGTGCCGGTGCGGCTCGTCGAGGGCGGCACCGGCCGGCTCGCGCTGGTCCTCGCGGGCATGGACACGGCGGGTGAGGCGCCCGGCACGGAGCCGGGCGCGGTCGATCAGACGCCGTAG